In Achromobacter pestifer, the DNA window GTGTTCGCGCCTGAGATCCAGGATGCCATCCAGGCTGCGGTGCGTGGCATAGCACAAGGGATACTTCTTGATTTCGATGCCGCTGCTGGCGAGTTCGGGCGGTTCAATGCCCAGGCCTGCCAGCACCGGAGCAAGCGGTTCGTGCTGGCCGTAAAGGCGCATGAAGCCCTGTGATCCATCCAGGGCGTCGATGGCGGCATCCATGCCCAGTTCGGCCAGCAGGGCGGCGCGCAGTCCGGACGCCGCGCAATGTCCGGCCTGGAAGGACTTTGCCATGGTGCCGAAGTTGCCGCGCGTGCCCGCCGCCTGGCCCACGGCGATGCCGATGGCGTGCACGGTCTGCATTTCGCTCAAGCCAAGAAGACGGGCGCAAGCCACCGCCGCCGCCACGGTGCCGAGCGTCGTGGTGGCATGCCAGCCTTTGGCGTAATGCTCATGCACCATGGCGCGTGCCAGCTTCACAAGGATCTCGAAGCCGACGACATAAGCGTCGACCAGCTGCGCGCCCGGCAGGTCGCGCGCCTGGGCCAGCGCCACCAGCGGCGGCAGCAGGGCTATGCTGGGATGGCCGCGCAGAGGCGAGCTGACGTCGTCGTAATCCAGGACGTGGCCCGCGACGCCGTTGTAGAAGGCGGCGGCTTGCGGCGGCAGCGGATCCCGCCTGCCCCAAGCCTGGGCGGTGGCTGTTGCGCCCGCGCCGGCTCCGTATTTCAGGGCGATGGCGGACACCGGCTCGAGGCGGCCGGCAACGGCAACGCCCACGGTATCGATCAGAGCCCGGGCTACCTCCAGCGAGAGGTGGGCATAGGTACCCGTCGCGGGGTGTGCCGTGGCATATCGGGCAATGGTGAGGGCGGCGGCAATCATCAAGTTTCCTGAGTATGGGGGATCCTGGCCCCAGGGCGCTCAGAGCGCCTGGCGCAGCAGGTCGGCAAGGCGGTCCCGGTGCCGGGACAGCTCCCGCTCGCGGTCCGCATTGAAGTTGAACATTGCGGCATCGATGACCGCGGCCATGCCGTCGGCCGGCACGGAGAGGTCGCTCAACCGCGCCGGCAAGCCCAGGGGCCGCAATAGTTCGTCGATGGCGGCCACGAGCCGTGAAGGATCGGCGACGGCCGATGCTGGCAGGCCGAGCATGGCGCTCATTTCCTGGACCGCCTCCGGACACAGATCGCCAAAGCAGAGGATGGCGGGGCCGGTCAGGATGGCATGGGTCGCGCCCTGGTCCAGATGGGCATAGCGGTTGAACAGCGCGGCGCCCAGTGCATAGACCACCCGCGCGATCCAGTGGGCGTCGAACGGACGGCCGCCGTCGTCTTCGTCACGGTTTTGCAG includes these proteins:
- a CDS encoding MmgE/PrpD family protein produces the protein MIAAALTIARYATAHPATGTYAHLSLEVARALIDTVGVAVAGRLEPVSAIALKYGAGAGATATAQAWGRRDPLPPQAAAFYNGVAGHVLDYDDVSSPLRGHPSIALLPPLVALAQARDLPGAQLVDAYVVGFEILVKLARAMVHEHYAKGWHATTTLGTVAAAVACARLLGLSEMQTVHAIGIAVGQAAGTRGNFGTMAKSFQAGHCAASGLRAALLAELGMDAAIDALDGSQGFMRLYGQHEPLAPVLAGLGIEPPELASSGIEIKKYPLCYATHRSLDGILDLRREHGLTAQDVEAVHIVSNHRGMVPLIHDRPATGLEAKFSMPYAISAALLDGKINFASFKDEAVQRPAIQDLMPRITRHEDEQPTTARWNRLLVRLRGGQILEKEVRQLRGSNDLPLSEDALREKWRDCLQHGGLRPADGEAFFAQALRLERMPVRALMALVPGD